The Eggerthella guodeyinii sequence GCACGGTGATCCTCACCTTGTTCATACGGTCTCCTCCAGATCTTCCTCGTCGGTCACGGCGCGCAGGATGAAGAATCCCGCGATGCCGGCGATCAGCGACGCCGCCAAGATGGCCGCCTTCGCCATGGCGATCATGTTCGGATCGACGAACGCGAGGTTCGTCACGAAGATGGCCATGGTGAAGCCCACGCCGCCCAGCACCGACACGCCCGCGATATGGCCCCAGTTCACGCCGTACGGCAGGTCGGACAGCTTCAGCTTCACAGTGAGCCACGTGGCCAGGAAGATGCCGAGCGGCTTGCCGAACAGCAGGCCGCAGAACACGCCGATGGTCACGGGGTTCGTGATGATGGACAGCGGGTCCATGCCCGTCAGCACCACGCTGGCGTTCGAGAACGCGAACAGCGGTAGGATGAAGAAGTACACGGGGATGTGCAGGCGGTGGTCGAGGCGCGTGATGGGCGGGATGGACAGGCGCGACACGCGGCCGATCTCGGCCACCTCGGACAGGTACTCCTTCTGCACGATGTCGGGCTCGCCGGGATCGTAGCGGTCGTCGGCGCGGCGCGCGCGTGCGGCGAACCAGCCCGGAGCGCGGTCGAGCTTCACCTGCGAGCGCGCCGGGATGGCAAGCGCCATCAGCACGCCAGCGATGGTGGCGTGCACGCCCGACATGAGGAAGCACACCCACATCCCCAGGCCCACGAGGATGTAGGGCAGCAGATCGTAGATGTGCAGCCGGTTGAACACGAGCAGCACGGCGAACAGGCCCAAGCCGCCGGCCAACCACGCCACGTCGAGGTTCGCGGTGTAGAAGATGGCGATCACCATGATGGCGATGATGTCGTCGGCGATGGTGAGCGTCGAGAGGAACGAGCGCAGCCCCGCCGGGATGCGGCTGCCCAGCAGCGCGAGGATGCCCAGGCAGAACGCGATATCGTTCGCCATGGGGACGCCCCAACCCTGCTCGAACCCGCTGCCCACGTTCACCGCCGTGTACACGAGCGCCGGGACGATGGCGCCGCCCGCCGCGCCCAGGATGGGCAGCAGCGCCTTGCGCGGGTTCTTGAGCTCGCCCGCCGTCATCTCGAACTTGATCTCGAGGCCCACCAGCAGGAAGAAGATGGCCATGAGGAAGTCGTTGATGAAGTGCTCGAGCGAGAGGTGCGGCGCGAAGTCGCCGAGGGAGATGCCGATGTTGAACGAGTGCCAGAATTCGGCGAAGTACGGCAGCACCGGCGTGTTCTCGATGATGAGCGCCGCCACGGCCGCGGCCAGCATGAGCATGGTCGCGCGCGTGGACGAGTGCGTGAACTCGAGCAGCTTGCGCTTGCGCCGGTGGTGGCGCCGCACTTCCGGCTCGAGGATGCGCTCGGTAGGCGAGCAGGTGGGATCGCCGCTCAGGCAGGCGGGCGGCGTTTCTTCGCGAGGAGCGCTTTCGCGTTCTTCGCGCGCGTCGGTGTTTTTCTCTGATGTCATAGGTAGTAGTATACGAAACGGGCCGTGACCTCGCGGCCACAGCCCGGTAACGAACAGAAGATTTTACAAAGCCGGGCTCGCGCTAACGGCCGCTCGCGCACGTGGGGACGCGATCTTCGCGATAGACGCCGTGCTTCACGCGATCGGACTCCTCGGCCGTTTTCGCGTCGTTCCAGCGATCCATCGTCCCCACAAGATAGCCCGTGATGCGACGGATGCGATCGAACGGGACGGGCGCCAGCTCGTAGCGAATGCCCACGTCCTCGCCGTCCACCAGCAGCGCGAGGCCGGTCACGGCGCTGTTCGGATGCTGCAGCGCGCCGCGCTCGAGGTAGGCGCGGATCTCCGCCTCGGTCACATGCTGGTCGTTCTCGTTGGTGTAGCCCACCAATACGTTCACGCCGTCAACGGTCAGCCGGTCGTTCACAACCATATCGCCCATCGGGTTCGTCGTGTCCATAACCGCTTCCATACCGCACTCCTTACTGCGTTTGTTGCTTGTTCTTATATGTTACGTTTATAGTACCATTTAATGAGGAGGGGCGCTAGGGGCAGGGCGCAACAATCCCCCAACGGCTGCGGCAGGCGAGCGGCAGCGTGAGCCCGCGAGCGGCAGACGGCGAGGCGCGAGGCCGTCTGACGCACCGCGCGCGACGGGACGGATCGCGTCCGCGGGTCCGTCGCGCCCTCTTCGACCGCGTCGTCGTTTCCTCGCGCATCCGGAGGAACCGCGGGTGGCGCGAAGCTGCATCCGGCGAGCATGGGTACGCGTCAAGCGGGTCGAACGGATGTTTCACGTGAAACATTTTGGGGTGGACGCACGACGGGCCCCTCGATGAGGGGCCCGTCGGGATGCGCGGCTGCGTGGAACTCGCTGTTTTACAGCGAGAAGTCCTCGTCACCGTTGAAGACGTCGAGAGCGTCCTCCACGGAGTAGTCGGCCAGCGTGATGGCGCTGATGGCCTTCGTCAGGCGGACCGCCTCGGACAGCGAGCGCTGGTGGATGTTGCGGCCGGTGGCGTTGCCCACGGCGCCGCCGGTGTGGATCTGGTCGTACAGCTGCGTGAGGAACGTCTCGGCGTCGACCGTCGAGCCGCCGGCGCACACGAGGCCCGTGCGGCCGGACGCCATCGTAGCGATCTTGAGCGCCTCGGCCGGCGCGGTGCCGTCCTCGGGCTTCGGCGGGTTCACCTTCACGAAGTCGGCGCCGAGGCACAGGGCCACGCCCGCCGCGCCGGCGATGAGCGCCGGGTCCTTCTCGGCCTTGACGGCCTTGCCGCGCGGGTAGATCCACAGCACGACCAGCAGGCCGTTGGCGTGGGCCTGGGCGATGAGCTCGCCGGCCTCGGCCATCATGGTGGACTCGTACTCGCTGCCGAGGTAGATGGTGTAGCCGATGCCCACGATGTTCACGCCCGCCTCGCGCATGGCCAGCACGGCGTCCAAATCGTAGAGCTGCGGCGAATAGGGGTCGTCCTGGCTGCCGCCCACGATGTTCGTCTTGGAGTTCATCTTCACGAGATAGTTGATCTCGGGATAGTCGGCGGCGTACTGCGCGATAAGGCCGCGCTGGCCAGCCAACACGCCGCACACGCCCTGGCGGCCGATCTCGAAGAGGTGCTGCGGCTCGGCGTCGGCGATGTCGATGCCCTCACCGTAGAAGTCCTTGTTGAGGTGCTCGATCTTCTGATCGCACGCGAACAGCATGAGACGGCCCGTTCCGCGGGTTGCCTTCATGAAGTTCTCGATGTACTCGTCACGGGATTCCGGCATGACGTCGGCCGGCACCCTCACCTGGTCACGAGTGATTTTGGGCATGGTTTCCTCCTTATAGGATCCAACTCAACGGATGAGGCTCAACGCCTTATCGATAGGGACATTCTAGCGAAAAAGGGAAGCGGGGCGCTCCGTTTCACTGAAAAACCCGTGAACGAGCCGCCGATTCGCGCGAAGCGCGAACAAGGGCACGCGACAGACGCAGAACCTCGGGGGACGAGGGCGCGGGATGTTTCACGTGAAACATCCGTTCGTGCTTCGCTTCGGACGAGCGTTCCCCCGCTGAAACGTGGGCGCAAAAGGGCAGCCCTGACAATGTTACCTGCGGCGAACTCATGTTGCAGCTGCACCAGGGATCTTGCGACCTGGGCATATGCCGAATGCGTTTCGGACAATCTCGAGCAGGCGACCTGAAATCCCGCCCGAAATTGTCATGGCTGCCCTTTTGCGCCCACATCCGCGTGGCAGGGCGCCGTCGGCTCGCGATCGGCCGTGGGTGGATTCGGATGTTTCACGTGAAACATCCGTTCGCGCGCAGCGCGAAAAGGGCGCGCTCCGCAGGAGCCGCCCCTCGCGCGCAGCGCGAACACGGGATGGAGATGCCGGGCGACACCGGGGCGGGAGCGAAGCGACCCGCCCATGCGCCCGCAGGGCGCATAAGGGGCTCGCAGGTTGGGGCGCGCAGGAGCGAAGCGACCTGCGCCTCGCGCGCAGCGCGAGGGTGGGCTCGCGGGTTGGCGTAGTGAGTCAGCGAGGGCGGTTCCGCGGGCCGGCAGGCCCGCGGAACAGAACTAGAACCACTCGCGCTTGTTCAGCACGTAGATCTGCTCGAACTCGGTTTGGGACTTCGTGAGGTACAGGACGCCCTCGATGATGGCGATGACCCAGATCACCCACGACGCCAGCGAGAACGTCAGCACGCCGCCGATGATGGTGACGGCCAGCATGATGAAGCCGGCGGTGTTGTAGCCCAGGTAGAACTTGTGGATGCCGAACGCGCCCAGGAAGATGGCAAGCAGGCCGGCGGCCACGTGATCCTTCGTCGTGACCATGGGCTGGCTGTACGGCTGCTGGTAATACGGCTGCTGGTAGCCGTAGTAGGGCTGCTGCGGCGGCACGGCGCCGGGGCCGGCGTGCGGCGGCGTCTGCGGCGCGGCGTAACCGGGAGCGGCATAGTAGCCGGGCGCGGGCTGGCCGGCGGCCGGGGCTGCGCCCGCGGGCTGCGCGGGAGCGGCGGTCGCGGCGGAGGCGTCAGCCGGCAGGGGCTGCGTCGGGGCAGCCTGCGGGGCGGTTGCAGCCGCAGGGGCAGGGGCAGTCGCCGGAGCCGTCGAGTACGGCACCCAAGCAGGCTCCGGTTCGGCCGGCTCGGCAGGCTTCGCGGCCGCAGCCGAGACAGGCGCCACGGCCTCAGCCGACGCTTCCTCCGCACACGCGGGTTCCGCGTCGCACGAGACGACCGCCACGTCCTCGACCACGACGGCCTCGACCTCGCCCGTCGCCTCGTCGACGACCACGGCGGCTACCGTCTCGCCTTCGACAACGCACGCATCGTCGGACGTCGAGGCCAGCTTCGCCTTCGCGGCTTCCAGTTTTTCCTGAGCGGCCTTGAGCTCCGCTTCAGCAGCGGCAACCTCGTCCGCTGCGCTATTCAAAGGTTCGTTGGTGGCCATAAGGACCTACCTCTCATCCTGCGTTTCTGCGTCGGTATCCTTTATCGCCATAGTAGTGCGCGCCGAGGCGCGCGAGACGGTTTCGTCACAATACCGTAAACGTCGTTCAGTATTTCTTAAGGTATGGGAAGATGCTGACGAAAAGCCTGATCGCACCTAGTTCTTCTTATCCGAATGCTTCTCGAGCAGCTTCATGATGCGCTCGCGGAACACGATGCCCAGCACGGCGATCACGGCCGCCACCGCGAAGATGATCACGCTCTCCATGAGACGTCCGTCGGCCAACCCGTCGGCCGCGTACGTGGACACGACGATGCCCGGGATGCGCCCCACGTTCGACAGCAGCAAAAACGTGCGCATCCGCATGTCCGTCAGCGGCACGAGGTACGTGAACACGTCCTTCGGCAAGCCGGGGATCAGGAACAACACGAACACGACGATGTTGAGCTTGCCGGTCAGCTCGAACTTGCGGAACTTGTTGAGGTACTGCGTGGGCACCATGCTCTGCACGAACGGCGCGCCCAGCTTGTGCACGAGCGCGAAGATGAACGCGCTGGAAATGACGCACCCCACGAGAATGACGAGCG is a genomic window containing:
- the nhaA gene encoding Na+/H+ antiporter NhaA — its product is MTSEKNTDAREERESAPREETPPACLSGDPTCSPTERILEPEVRRHHRRKRKLLEFTHSSTRATMLMLAAAVAALIIENTPVLPYFAEFWHSFNIGISLGDFAPHLSLEHFINDFLMAIFFLLVGLEIKFEMTAGELKNPRKALLPILGAAGGAIVPALVYTAVNVGSGFEQGWGVPMANDIAFCLGILALLGSRIPAGLRSFLSTLTIADDIIAIMVIAIFYTANLDVAWLAGGLGLFAVLLVFNRLHIYDLLPYILVGLGMWVCFLMSGVHATIAGVLMALAIPARSQVKLDRAPGWFAARARRADDRYDPGEPDIVQKEYLSEVAEIGRVSRLSIPPITRLDHRLHIPVYFFILPLFAFSNASVVLTGMDPLSIITNPVTIGVFCGLLFGKPLGIFLATWLTVKLKLSDLPYGVNWGHIAGVSVLGGVGFTMAIFVTNLAFVDPNMIAMAKAAILAASLIAGIAGFFILRAVTDEEDLEETV
- the nrdD gene encoding anaerobic ribonucleoside-triphosphate reductase; its protein translation is MEAVMDTTNPMGDMVVNDRLTVDGVNVLVGYTNENDQHVTEAEIRAYLERGALQHPNSAVTGLALLVDGEDVGIRYELAPVPFDRIRRITGYLVGTMDRWNDAKTAEESDRVKHGVYREDRVPTCASGR
- a CDS encoding aldolase, producing MPKITRDQVRVPADVMPESRDEYIENFMKATRGTGRLMLFACDQKIEHLNKDFYGEGIDIADAEPQHLFEIGRQGVCGVLAGQRGLIAQYAADYPEINYLVKMNSKTNIVGGSQDDPYSPQLYDLDAVLAMREAGVNIVGIGYTIYLGSEYESTMMAEAGELIAQAHANGLLVVLWIYPRGKAVKAEKDPALIAGAAGVALCLGADFVKVNPPKPEDGTAPAEALKIATMASGRTGLVCAGGSTVDAETFLTQLYDQIHTGGAVGNATGRNIHQRSLSEAVRLTKAISAITLADYSVEDALDVFNGDEDFSL
- a CDS encoding TM2 domain-containing protein; this encodes MATNEPLNSAADEVAAAEAELKAAQEKLEAAKAKLASTSDDACVVEGETVAAVVVDEATGEVEAVVVEDVAVVSCDAEPACAEEASAEAVAPVSAAAAKPAEPAEPEPAWVPYSTAPATAPAPAAATAPQAAPTQPLPADASAATAAPAQPAGAAPAAGQPAPGYYAAPGYAAPQTPPHAGPGAVPPQQPYYGYQQPYYQQPYSQPMVTTKDHVAAGLLAIFLGAFGIHKFYLGYNTAGFIMLAVTIIGGVLTFSLASWVIWVIAIIEGVLYLTKSQTEFEQIYVLNKREWF
- a CDS encoding TVP38/TMEM64 family protein: MTDEKKPGRKIEKADIFKFAGLIAFFAIMVLIVVLLWPYFGDLFEEGGIERIITDVRDAGPVGFLILLGLQFLQIVVAFIPGEVVQIAAGLLYGPWVGALVILVGCVISSAFIFALVHKLGAPFVQSMVPTQYLNKFRKFELTGKLNIVVFVLFLIPGLPKDVFTYLVPLTDMRMRTFLLLSNVGRIPGIVVSTYAADGLADGRLMESVIIFAVAAVIAVLGIVFRERIMKLLEKHSDKKN